The proteins below are encoded in one region of Sedimentibacter sp. zth1:
- the def gene encoding peptide deformylase, protein MALRNVRIEGDDILRKKSRKVEKIDDRVLTILDDMLDTMYYSDGVGLAGPQIGILKRLVVIDVDDGNVYKMINPVVTQKSGEVIGEEGCLSVPNKRGKVKRPTNVTVEYTDENGKKNELKAEGLLAICICHELDHLEGILFIDKIVGE, encoded by the coding sequence ATGGCTTTAAGAAATGTGAGAATCGAAGGAGACGACATTTTAAGGAAAAAATCAAGAAAGGTAGAAAAGATAGACGATAGAGTTTTAACTATTTTAGATGATATGTTGGATACAATGTACTATTCTGATGGTGTTGGGCTTGCAGGTCCACAAATAGGAATACTTAAACGACTAGTTGTGATAGACGTTGATGATGGAAATGTATACAAAATGATAAATCCAGTAGTCACACAAAAAAGTGGTGAAGTAATTGGTGAAGAAGGTTGCTTGAGTGTACCAAATAAAAGAGGAAAAGTTAAAAGACCAACTAATGTAACTGTTGAATATACAGACGAAAATGGCAAAAAAAACGAGTTGAAAGCAGAAGGCTTATTGGCTATTTGTATTTGTCATGAATTAGATCACTTAGAAGGAATACTTTTTATAGATAAAATAGTAGGTGAATAA
- the bioB gene encoding biotin synthase BioB — MNFVQKLKNEVLEGNLISKEEALELAKYDIQEVCDAANEIRKHFLHNNFDMCTIINAKSGRCSENCKFCAQSSFYSADVEEYELLGSDKIVEEAKYNYDKGVQRYSLVTSGRRLSDCDIEKVCESVKQIKKDVGISVCASHGLLNEEQFKKLKAAGVSKIHNNLEVSNNKFGDVCTTHTFEDKIESIKAAQRAGIKVCSGGIVGMGETMEDRVDMYMKIRDLGVKSTPVNMLNPIPGTPFGHLEKLTNDEMCQIVAIVRFINPDSYIRLAGGRGLLEDKGRSCFLSGANAAITGDMLTTTGISIDTDKELIKELGYKIVEVNE; from the coding sequence ATGAATTTTGTACAAAAACTTAAAAATGAAGTATTAGAAGGAAATCTTATAAGTAAAGAAGAAGCATTAGAGCTCGCTAAGTATGATATACAAGAAGTTTGTGATGCTGCAAATGAAATTAGAAAACACTTTTTACATAATAATTTTGATATGTGTACAATTATAAACGCTAAAAGTGGTAGATGCTCAGAAAATTGTAAATTCTGTGCTCAATCGTCATTTTATAGTGCAGATGTAGAGGAATATGAGTTGCTTGGTAGTGATAAAATTGTTGAAGAAGCTAAATACAACTACGATAAAGGTGTACAGCGTTATAGTCTTGTTACTTCTGGAAGAAGACTGTCAGATTGTGATATAGAAAAAGTTTGTGAAAGTGTTAAGCAAATAAAAAAAGATGTAGGAATTAGTGTTTGTGCATCACATGGACTATTAAATGAAGAACAGTTTAAGAAGTTGAAAGCTGCTGGAGTTAGCAAAATTCACAATAATCTTGAAGTATCAAATAATAAATTTGGAGATGTTTGTACTACTCATACTTTTGAAGATAAAATAGAATCAATTAAGGCAGCACAAAGAGCAGGTATTAAGGTTTGCAGTGGTGGAATAGTAGGCATGGGTGAAACTATGGAAGACAGAGTAGACATGTATATGAAGATTAGAGATTTAGGTGTTAAGTCTACGCCTGTAAATATGTTAAATCCTATACCAGGTACACCTTTTGGGCATTTAGAAAAATTAACTAATGATGAAATGTGTCAAATAGTCGCAATTGTAAGATTTATTAATCCTGATTCATACATTAGACTTGCAGGTGGAAGAGGACTTTTAGAGGATAAAGGTAGAAGTTGCTTTTTATCAGGTGCTAATGCTGCAATTACTGGAGATATGTTAACTACAACGGGTATAAGTATTGATACAGACAAAGAATTAATTAAAGAACTAGGTTATAAAATAGTTGAGGTTAATGAATAA
- a CDS encoding GDSL-type esterase/lipase family protein — protein MRYSVYKKKNKTRKKIILGILICTILGIGATVLNTFAFTKSNDKKDNFSTTSKILDSSKNEGDKENVSNENKNINNGDNKTGETDESDKTDSIDKDKTDKTDNIDKENTLEYDYSKPVPKGEIVDNAYFDDAVFIGNSRTQGFILSNKLSNAKALTSKGLMVDTVFTKKLINLNGKKSTIIEALDVSKFDKIYIMLGINELGWVYTDVFIEKYSAIVDHILTLNKDAKIYIQSILPVSEEKSTNDKIYNNENINKFNTLLKKMCEDKNIYYVNVKEAVEDDNGNLLKEASLDGVHFNKEYCEKWYEYLKVHAL, from the coding sequence TTGAGATATTCAGTTTATAAGAAAAAAAATAAAACAAGAAAAAAAATTATTTTAGGAATTTTAATATGTACAATTTTAGGGATAGGAGCAACTGTACTAAATACATTTGCATTTACTAAATCAAATGATAAAAAGGATAATTTCTCAACAACCTCCAAAATATTAGACAGCAGTAAAAATGAAGGTGATAAAGAGAATGTATCTAATGAAAATAAAAATATAAATAATGGTGATAATAAAACAGGTGAAACAGATGAAAGCGATAAAACAGATAGTATAGATAAGGATAAAACAGATAAAACAGATAATATAGATAAAGAAAATACTTTAGAATATGATTACTCTAAACCAGTACCAAAAGGTGAAATCGTTGATAATGCGTATTTTGATGACGCTGTTTTTATAGGAAATTCGAGGACACAAGGATTTATATTAAGTAATAAGCTTTCAAATGCAAAGGCATTAACCTCAAAGGGATTGATGGTTGATACAGTATTTACAAAAAAATTAATAAATTTAAATGGTAAAAAATCGACTATAATTGAAGCTTTAGATGTTTCAAAGTTTGATAAGATATATATTATGCTTGGTATAAATGAGTTGGGATGGGTTTATACTGATGTGTTTATAGAAAAATATTCAGCTATTGTTGATCATATTCTTACATTAAATAAAGATGCTAAAATATATATTCAGTCTATATTACCTGTATCAGAAGAAAAATCGACAAATGATAAAATTTATAATAATGAAAATATAAATAAATTCAATACTTTATTAAAAAAAATGTGCGAAGATAAGAATATATACTATGTAAATGTAAAAGAAGCTGTTGAAGATGATAACGGAAACCTACTCAAGGAAGCGTCTTTGGATGGAGTGCATTTTAACAAGGAATATTGTGAAAAGTGGTATGAATATTTAAAGGTACACGCACTTTAA
- the priA gene encoding primosomal protein N' — MYPKFVHVVINYNSKSTDLIYTYGVPECFCKTIMIGKRVKVTFSRKKETIDALVVKISDKTSVPVNKIKPILGVIDEEVIIKPELIKLAVWMRERYICKYSDVVRLMVPSQIKYEHNKNTSIKYEKLIYLIDKEKPIEQYQVKNAPKQRKAIQLLKNYDKVLLKEFTSGNDISIATINTLFSKDIISIEEKLYINEEKLYDKFINKLNEEQKYCYDEIINSKDKIYLLHGITGSGKTEVYINVIEYYRKLGKQSILLVPEISLTSQTIGRLRNGFGSRVAVFHSKLTAKQKYIEWNKVLNNEVDVIVGARSALFAPVKNLGCIIVDEEHEESYKSSTSPKYDTIETAIKRGFIENAKVILGSATPSLRTFNMVKNKHVRLLEIKKRAKKANLPKIKIIDMKKEIENGNDTILSVELFKRIRYSLKNKEQVILFINRRGYSNFIACKKCGYVTKCDNCDVSMTYHSSLNKLKCHYCGNTKSVFDKCPECGSNRIEQFGFGTQQAEELVKGLFKDSVVARMDMDTMTSKNSFNEIYNDFKTHKIDILIGTQMLAKGLDFPDVTTVGVLSADSLLNLPFYNSGEKTFQLLTQVSGRAGRGEKKGYVYIQTYEPDNCIINAAKDNNFEEFIEDEFLLRKEFAYPPFVNIINVCTISKDESLLKSVSMEKYNLLKSKIQELIKGKGVLLYNPTPNAIYKVNNEYRINLYMKVSLNNASKLKSIIREVYMEKDIKNIKLSINIDTESV; from the coding sequence TTGTATCCAAAATTTGTTCATGTTGTTATTAATTATAACTCAAAAAGTACAGATTTAATATATACATATGGAGTTCCAGAATGCTTTTGCAAAACAATAATGATAGGTAAAAGAGTTAAAGTTACCTTCTCTAGAAAAAAAGAGACAATAGATGCTCTTGTTGTAAAAATCTCTGATAAAACAAGTGTTCCAGTTAATAAAATAAAACCGATTTTAGGTGTAATAGATGAAGAAGTAATTATAAAACCTGAACTTATAAAATTAGCAGTTTGGATGCGAGAGAGATATATATGTAAATATTCTGATGTTGTAAGACTTATGGTACCATCACAAATAAAATATGAGCATAATAAAAATACAAGCATAAAGTATGAAAAATTAATTTATCTAATTGACAAAGAAAAACCGATTGAACAATATCAAGTAAAAAATGCACCGAAGCAGCGTAAAGCTATTCAATTGCTAAAAAATTATGATAAGGTTTTATTAAAGGAGTTTACTTCTGGCAACGATATAAGCATTGCTACAATCAATACTTTATTTAGCAAAGATATTATTTCTATTGAGGAAAAACTTTATATAAATGAGGAAAAATTATACGACAAATTTATAAATAAATTAAATGAAGAACAAAAATACTGTTATGATGAAATAATTAATTCAAAGGATAAAATTTATTTGTTGCATGGAATTACTGGTAGCGGAAAAACTGAAGTATATATTAATGTTATTGAATATTATAGGAAACTAGGAAAGCAATCAATTTTATTAGTTCCAGAAATATCCTTGACAAGTCAAACAATTGGTAGGCTTAGAAACGGTTTTGGAAGTAGAGTGGCTGTTTTCCATAGTAAATTAACAGCAAAGCAAAAATATATTGAGTGGAACAAAGTATTAAATAATGAGGTAGATGTCATTGTTGGAGCTAGGTCAGCATTGTTTGCACCTGTTAAAAATTTAGGTTGTATAATAGTTGATGAGGAACACGAAGAAAGCTATAAATCATCTACATCACCTAAGTATGACACTATAGAAACTGCAATAAAACGTGGATTTATTGAAAATGCTAAAGTTATACTAGGTTCCGCAACACCTTCATTGAGAACATTTAATATGGTTAAAAATAAACATGTTAGACTTTTAGAAATAAAAAAAAGAGCTAAAAAAGCAAATTTACCTAAAATAAAAATTATTGATATGAAAAAAGAAATAGAAAATGGTAATGATACTATTTTGAGTGTAGAATTGTTTAAAAGAATTAGATATTCTCTTAAAAATAAGGAGCAAGTAATTTTATTTATTAATAGAAGAGGTTATTCAAACTTTATAGCATGTAAAAAATGTGGGTATGTTACTAAATGTGATAATTGTGATGTATCAATGACTTATCACAGTAGCTTAAATAAATTAAAATGCCATTATTGTGGCAATACTAAATCAGTATTTGACAAATGTCCAGAATGTGGTAGTAATAGAATTGAACAGTTTGGGTTCGGCACACAACAGGCAGAGGAATTAGTAAAGGGGTTATTTAAGGATAGTGTTGTAGCTAGGATGGATATGGATACTATGACATCTAAGAATAGCTTCAATGAAATATATAATGATTTTAAAACTCATAAAATAGATATATTAATTGGAACGCAAATGCTTGCAAAAGGATTAGATTTTCCGGATGTTACGACAGTTGGAGTATTAAGTGCTGATTCGCTTTTAAATTTACCTTTTTATAACTCAGGAGAAAAGACATTTCAGTTATTAACACAGGTAAGTGGAAGAGCTGGTAGAGGCGAAAAAAAAGGATATGTTTATATTCAGACGTACGAGCCTGACAATTGCATTATAAATGCTGCAAAAGATAATAATTTTGAAGAATTTATAGAAGATGAATTTTTATTAAGAAAAGAGTTTGCATATCCACCGTTTGTGAATATCATAAATGTTTGCACTATTTCTAAAGATGAAAGCTTGTTAAAAAGTGTTTCAATGGAAAAATATAACCTATTAAAATCAAAAATTCAAGAATTAATTAAGGGTAAAGGAGTACTATTATATAATCCTACTCCTAATGCTATATATAAAGTAAATAATGAATACAGAATAAATTTATATATGAAAGTATCTTTAAATAATGCATCTAAATTAAAAAGTATTATTAGAGAAGTATATATGGAAAAAGATATAAAAAATATAAAATTAAGTATAAATATTGACACTGAAAGTGTTTAA
- a CDS encoding YicC/YloC family endoribonuclease: MENIRSMTGYGKGEYNDGIRNIIAEIKTINNRYSDINIKAPRHLRFLEDNIRKIIKNSILRGRVDIFLNIEYISESATVIAPNLALANQYKAAIDEIKGNLNLDDEVRLDTIIKFQDVLVAKENSDDENELKICVEKSIYNAIEKLLAMRENEGKQLRVDVLNGVESIKKLTAEIQKYSTTLVDDYKVKLEARINELLGTKYELDENRLYNEIVFYSDKSDINEEIIRLESHISQLESTIASGGAVGRKLDFILQEANREINTIGSKIGNLDITKNVIEVKNVLEKIREQVQNIE, translated from the coding sequence ATGGAAAATATAAGAAGCATGACTGGCTATGGAAAAGGCGAGTATAATGATGGGATAAGAAATATCATTGCTGAGATAAAAACAATCAACAATAGATACAGTGATATAAATATTAAAGCACCTAGACATTTAAGATTTCTTGAAGATAATATAAGAAAAATTATTAAAAATAGTATTTTAAGAGGAAGAGTAGATATATTCTTAAATATTGAATATATTTCTGAGTCAGCAACTGTAATAGCACCAAATTTAGCTTTAGCTAACCAATATAAAGCTGCAATAGACGAAATTAAAGGTAATTTAAATCTTGATGATGAAGTTAGATTGGATACTATAATAAAATTTCAAGATGTTTTAGTAGCTAAAGAAAATTCGGATGACGAAAATGAATTAAAAATTTGTGTTGAAAAATCTATATACAATGCTATAGAAAAATTGTTAGCAATGAGAGAAAATGAAGGAAAACAGCTTAGAGTTGATGTTCTAAATGGCGTTGAAAGCATAAAAAAATTAACTGCTGAAATACAAAAGTATTCAACTACTTTGGTAGATGATTACAAAGTTAAACTTGAAGCTAGGATTAACGAACTGCTTGGTACAAAGTATGAATTAGATGAAAATAGATTATACAATGAAATAGTATTTTATTCAGACAAAAGTGATATAAATGAAGAAATAATAAGATTAGAATCTCATATATCTCAGCTTGAAAGCACTATAGCTAGTGGAGGAGCGGTAGGTAGAAAATTAGATTTTATATTACAAGAGGCAAATAGAGAAATAAATACCATAGGTTCTAAAATTGGTAATCTTGATATAACAAAAAATGTTATAGAAGTGAAAAATGTTTTGGAAAAAATTAGAGAACAAGTGCAAAATATTGAGTAG
- a CDS encoding NFACT family protein, which produces MALDGIVVNSIKHELETKLVGGRIDKVYQPEKDEIVINIRNLKNYKLLLTSNSSSPRIHLTTIARKNPEQAPMFCMLLRKHLYGAKILQINQLQLDRVIEIVFECKDELRTPVKKSLVIEIMGKHSNIIFFNYETKVIIDSIKRVSENMSSIRQVYPGIEYKLPPSQSKLNPLEITKNDFIESIHNTNDGMLIYKFFYKTFTGFSPLISKEICFEANVNENLVIGELNDIDKEKLSNIFLYITEKIKENKFSPSIYVNETEKIYDFHSIKIQCFEDINTQDFDSISELLDVYYYELDNKNRINQKVSNLLKSIRTKLERDKKKLEKQRNELLSAENREKYKIYGDLIISNLHVPFENHKLTVVNYYDEEQKKITIPLDPKLNNLKLNSQKYYKRYNKLKSAEEELIKLIESTSNDIKYLENILFSIEACKTTDDLDQIYEELSKEGFIKKYKAPKGSNKIKNEILMYISSFGHEILVGKNNIQNDIITFKHAKKEDYWFHAKGIPGSHVVIKTNGDELDDIEYVEAAKLAAFYSKGKNNSLVEVDYTKKQNIRKPPSAKLGFVIYDTNYSMNVDTDISNIKVKIRS; this is translated from the coding sequence ATGGCATTAGACGGTATAGTTGTAAACAGTATTAAACATGAACTTGAAACTAAGCTTGTTGGCGGAAGAATTGATAAAGTATATCAACCTGAAAAGGATGAAATCGTTATAAATATAAGAAACCTAAAAAATTATAAATTACTTTTAACATCAAACAGTAGTAGTCCTAGAATTCATCTAACTACTATTGCTCGTAAGAATCCAGAGCAGGCACCAATGTTTTGTATGCTTTTAAGAAAACATCTGTATGGAGCAAAAATACTTCAAATAAATCAGCTTCAACTTGATAGAGTTATAGAAATAGTATTTGAATGTAAAGATGAATTGAGAACACCAGTAAAAAAATCTTTAGTTATTGAAATTATGGGAAAACACAGCAATATCATTTTCTTTAATTACGAAACCAAGGTTATAATTGATTCTATAAAGCGTGTATCTGAAAACATGAGTAGTATAAGACAAGTATACCCTGGGATTGAATATAAGCTTCCTCCATCACAATCAAAACTAAATCCTCTTGAAATTACAAAAAATGATTTTATTGAGTCTATACATAATACTAATGATGGAATGTTAATTTACAAATTTTTTTATAAAACATTTACAGGGTTTAGCCCCCTTATAAGCAAAGAAATATGTTTTGAAGCAAATGTCAACGAAAATCTAGTTATTGGCGAATTAAATGATATAGACAAGGAAAAATTAAGTAATATTTTTCTTTACATAACAGAAAAAATCAAAGAAAACAAATTTTCACCCTCTATATATGTTAATGAAACGGAAAAAATATATGACTTTCATAGTATAAAAATACAATGTTTTGAAGATATAAATACTCAAGATTTTGATTCTATAAGTGAATTATTGGATGTATACTATTACGAATTAGACAATAAAAACAGAATTAATCAAAAGGTTTCTAATTTATTAAAAAGTATACGTACGAAACTTGAAAGAGACAAAAAAAAGCTTGAGAAGCAAAGAAATGAGTTACTGAGTGCTGAAAATAGAGAAAAATATAAAATATATGGTGATTTAATTATTTCAAACCTCCATGTACCATTTGAAAATCACAAACTTACAGTTGTTAATTATTATGATGAGGAACAAAAGAAAATTACGATACCTCTTGACCCAAAATTAAATAATTTAAAACTCAATTCACAAAAGTACTATAAAAGATATAACAAGTTAAAATCAGCTGAAGAAGAACTGATTAAACTAATAGAATCTACATCAAATGATATTAAATATTTAGAAAATATACTTTTCAGTATAGAGGCATGCAAAACCACTGATGATTTAGATCAAATTTATGAAGAATTATCAAAAGAAGGTTTTATAAAAAAATACAAAGCTCCAAAAGGCTCCAACAAAATTAAAAATGAAATATTAATGTATATTTCATCATTTGGTCATGAAATACTTGTTGGTAAAAATAATATTCAAAATGATATAATCACATTTAAACATGCTAAAAAGGAAGACTATTGGTTCCATGCGAAAGGAATTCCAGGTTCGCATGTTGTAATTAAAACAAACGGTGATGAGCTTGATGATATAGAGTATGTGGAAGCTGCAAAACTAGCTGCATTTTATAGTAAAGGGAAAAATAACAGTTTAGTTGAAGTTGATTATACAAAAAAACAAAATATTAGAAAACCACCAAGTGCAAAACTTGGATTTGTAATTTATGATACAAATTATTCAATGAATGTTGATACTGATATTTCTAATATTAAGGTTAAAATTAGAAGTTGA
- a CDS encoding DUF370 domain-containing protein → MSNNIINIGFGNVALSNRILAVVSPDSAPIKRFIQDAKENGKLVDATYGRKTRAVIITDCDYIILSAVQPETMAQRFEVTNK, encoded by the coding sequence ATGTCAAATAACATAATTAATATTGGATTTGGAAATGTTGCTTTATCAAATAGAATATTGGCTGTTGTTAGTCCTGATTCTGCACCTATTAAGAGATTTATACAAGATGCTAAGGAAAATGGTAAACTTGTAGATGCAACATATGGTAGAAAAACTAGAGCAGTTATTATAACTGATTGTGATTATATTATATTATCAGCTGTACAACCAGAGACTATGGCTCAAAGATTTGAAGTAACAAATAAATAA
- the fmt gene encoding methionyl-tRNA formyltransferase codes for MNIVFMGTPGFAVPSLERLVSEGYNIKLVVTQPDKPFGRGKKIKKSEVKVKAEELGLEVYQPDKVKNEEAIEKISALNPDLIIVIAYGQILSKKVLDIPRLGCINVHASLLPILRGAAPINWSIINGHKKTGVTTMMMDVGLDTGDMLLKEELEITENMTAGDLHDKLSLIGSDLLMKTLEQIKNKTIIPVKQDTSLSTYAPMINKSTALINWNEKAQNVHNMVRGLNPDQIAYFIYDDKNIKVYTTIITNEKSTHEPGTVERVDKTGIYVATSDYLIVIKELQIPGKNKMKVQDFLRGNKFEVLIKL; via the coding sequence ATGAATATAGTTTTTATGGGAACACCTGGGTTTGCGGTACCGTCACTTGAGAGACTTGTATCGGAAGGATACAATATTAAACTTGTTGTTACTCAACCTGACAAACCCTTTGGAAGAGGAAAAAAAATTAAAAAGTCAGAGGTTAAAGTAAAGGCGGAAGAATTAGGATTAGAAGTTTATCAACCAGACAAAGTTAAAAATGAAGAAGCTATAGAAAAAATATCAGCATTAAATCCTGATTTGATAATTGTTATTGCATATGGTCAAATATTAAGTAAAAAAGTTTTAGATATTCCAAGACTTGGATGTATTAACGTTCATGCTTCTTTACTACCAATATTAAGAGGCGCTGCCCCAATTAATTGGTCAATAATTAATGGTCATAAAAAAACTGGTGTAACAACGATGATGATGGATGTTGGACTTGATACCGGAGATATGCTGTTAAAGGAAGAGTTAGAAATAACAGAAAATATGACAGCTGGTGATCTTCACGATAAGTTGAGTTTGATAGGCTCTGATTTATTGATGAAAACATTAGAGCAAATAAAGAATAAAACTATTATACCTGTAAAACAGGATACAAGTTTATCAACTTATGCGCCAATGATAAATAAAAGCACTGCACTTATAAATTGGAATGAAAAAGCTCAAAATGTTCATAATATGGTAAGAGGGTTAAATCCCGACCAAATAGCATATTTTATATATGATGATAAGAACATAAAGGTTTACACTACAATAATTACCAATGAAAAGTCTACACATGAGCCTGGAACTGTAGAGCGTGTAGATAAAACTGGTATATATGTTGCGACATCAGATTATTTAATTGTTATTAAAGAATTGCAAATTCCTGGAAAAAACAAAATGAAAGTTCAAGACTTTCTTAGAGGGAATAAATTTGAGGTATTAATTAAACTGTAG
- the gmk gene encoding guanylate kinase — translation MEKGLLIVISGPSGTGKGTICKKVIENSTDLEVSVSATTRKPRIGEIDGVNYYFINEEDFKERINNNDFLEHAFVYGNYYGTPKSNIMNKLNAGISVILEIDIQGALKVRKSHDDGVFIFILPPSLQELQKRIVSRGTDSEKVISNRLKCTKEELEFAVEYDYVVLNDDLLEATDKVRKIIDVEKMKSHRNIDLVEQIKEEQTCTKYR, via the coding sequence ATGGAAAAAGGTTTATTAATTGTAATTTCAGGTCCTTCTGGAACTGGAAAAGGCACTATTTGCAAAAAAGTAATTGAAAATTCAACAGATTTAGAAGTGTCAGTATCTGCTACTACTAGAAAACCTAGAATAGGTGAAATAGATGGAGTAAATTATTATTTTATAAATGAAGAAGATTTTAAAGAAAGAATAAATAATAATGATTTTTTGGAGCATGCTTTTGTATATGGAAACTATTACGGCACTCCTAAAAGTAACATCATGAATAAATTAAACGCAGGAATTAGTGTAATATTAGAAATAGATATTCAAGGAGCGCTTAAAGTAAGAAAATCTCATGATGATGGGGTATTTATATTTATACTTCCACCATCTTTACAAGAATTGCAAAAAAGAATTGTTAGTAGAGGAACTGATAGTGAAAAAGTAATATCCAATAGATTGAAATGCACTAAGGAAGAACTAGAATTTGCAGTTGAATATGATTATGTTGTATTAAATGATGATTTGCTGGAGGCAACGGATAAAGTAAGAAAAATAATTGACGTTGAAAAAATGAAGTCACATAGGAATATAGATTTAGTTGAACAAATTAAGGAGGAACAAACATGCACAAAGTATCGTTAG
- a CDS encoding RNA polymerase sigma factor gives MKNDVLTNNLVVFIRENQDAFYRFAFRYMKNEQESLDAVQETIVKSIEKIYMLKKPEYMKTWFYRILINECLTALRKNRKIMYINEYIDIPCYDESIESKEEIKAVFEAIDNLNEKYKTVIVLRYYEDMKLDEISYILKLNVNTVKSRLYRGLEILRSSLKEEAKVIIDKLTI, from the coding sequence GTGAAAAATGATGTTTTAACAAATAACTTAGTTGTTTTCATAAGAGAAAACCAAGATGCTTTTTATCGATTTGCATTTAGATATATGAAAAATGAGCAGGAAAGCTTGGATGCTGTTCAAGAAACAATAGTGAAATCTATAGAAAAGATTTATATGCTAAAAAAGCCCGAATATATGAAGACTTGGTTTTATAGGATACTTATAAATGAATGTTTAACTGCATTAAGAAAAAACAGAAAAATTATGTATATCAATGAATATATTGATATACCTTGCTATGATGAAAGTATTGAAAGCAAAGAAGAAATAAAAGCAGTTTTTGAAGCAATAGATAATTTAAATGAAAAATATAAAACAGTGATAGTTTTAAGATATTATGAGGATATGAAATTAGATGAGATTTCTTACATATTAAAGCTTAATGTAAATACAGTTAAATCAAGGCTTTATAGAGGATTAGAAATATTAAGAAGTAGCTTGAAAGAGGAAGCAAAAGTAATCATAGATAAATTAACTATTTAA
- a CDS encoding DUF3298 and DUF4163 domain-containing protein, producing the protein MKNDLKLIHDNTPIPTDLNKTVEEAIKIGLAKKRGHKGVYKVITSVVACFLVFVTLINTSYAFAQTMTNVPILNKICKVFTFREYEEHDDKKIVNVKIPNISNTNNSELEKRVNYEISKIINEEVEESKIRALEYYDAFIATGGKKEDFSPIEITVDYDIKRLDENIVSFVINKYETLASAYQQFYYYNIDLESGRDLMLKDFFGTNYKNIVARQVKEKLENADESVKQLLFDDVNIEDLINDNTNFYINENKNIVIVFDKYTIAAGAAGRLEFELENN; encoded by the coding sequence ATGAAAAATGATTTAAAATTAATACATGACAATACACCTATACCGACTGATTTAAATAAAACTGTAGAGGAAGCCATTAAAATTGGTCTTGCTAAAAAAAGAGGACACAAAGGTGTGTATAAGGTTATTACATCAGTAGTTGCATGCTTTTTAGTATTTGTTACATTAATAAATACTAGCTATGCATTTGCACAGACTATGACAAATGTACCAATTTTGAATAAGATTTGTAAGGTGTTTACATTTAGAGAGTACGAGGAACACGATGATAAAAAAATAGTAAATGTAAAAATCCCTAATATCTCAAACACAAATAATTCAGAGCTTGAAAAACGTGTAAATTATGAAATCTCTAAAATTATTAATGAAGAGGTTGAAGAGTCTAAAATAAGAGCATTAGAGTATTACGATGCATTTATCGCCACAGGAGGAAAGAAAGAGGATTTTTCGCCTATAGAAATAACTGTTGATTATGACATTAAGAGGCTTGACGAAAATATAGTATCATTTGTTATAAATAAATATGAAACACTTGCAAGTGCTTATCAACAATTTTATTATTACAATATTGATTTAGAAAGTGGAAGAGATTTGATGCTTAAAGATTTTTTTGGTACAAATTATAAAAATATTGTAGCCAGACAAGTTAAAGAAAAATTAGAAAATGCCGATGAGAGTGTAAAACAATTGCTTTTTGATGATGTAAATATTGAAGATTTAATAAATGATAATACGAATTTTTATATTAACGAAAATAAAAATATAGTTATAGTGTTTGATAAATATACTATAGCTGCTGGAGCCGCTGGAAGGCTTGAATTTGAATTAGAAAACAATTAA
- the rpoZ gene encoding DNA-directed RNA polymerase subunit omega has product MHKVSLDELYGMVNSKYSLVTIVSKRARQIIEGDNPRVYTKTIKPVSIAIEEFSEDKIKPIYPDEE; this is encoded by the coding sequence ATGCACAAAGTATCGTTAGATGAATTATATGGTATGGTGAATAGTAAATATTCATTAGTAACTATAGTTTCAAAAAGAGCTAGACAAATTATTGAGGGTGATAATCCAAGGGTTTATACTAAAACAATAAAACCAGTTTCTATTGCAATTGAAGAGTTTAGTGAGGATAAAATTAAGCCAATATATCCAGACGAGGAATAA